In Oryza glaberrima chromosome 8, OglaRS2, whole genome shotgun sequence, the following are encoded in one genomic region:
- the LOC127781715 gene encoding L-type lectin-domain containing receptor kinase IX.1-like yields the protein MAVFSLITCAADLVIFFSICYMQPPAPVAALSFNYPTFASSHNQYIEIEGNASVSVGYIDISANSVGNNVGRVFHKSPVQLWDAATGEVASFTTRFSFNIIPGNRSKKGDGMTFFLTSYPSRLPEGDAGGQNLGLTNQTVGVSTGENRFVAVEFDTFVNPFDPNATNDHIGIDVNSVVSVTNESLPNFSLIGNMTATVDYNNNSRILSVKLWINGSTTPYTLSSMVDLKRALPENVTIGFSASIGSAYEQHQLTSWYFKSTSSFEQKLAAEVASPPPPSSPSPPPTSRRGGVVVRATVGVVMFVILLFTMVQVLVRRRQSKKRREAEDGSWHGSDDDDDGELIMEIEMGTGPRRFLYHELVDATKSFAPEEKLGQGGFGAVYRGYLRELGLAVAIKRFAKNSSKQGRKEYKSEIKVISRLRHRNLVQLIGWCHGRTELLLVYELFPNRSLDVHLHGNGTFLTWPMRINIVHGLGSALLYLHEEWDQCVVHRDIKPSNVMLDESFNAKLGDFGLARLIDHAVGIQTMTHPSGTPGYLDPECVITGKASAESDVYSFGIVLLEVACGRRPISLQDTQNNCLFRLVEWVWDLYGQGAVLKAADERLNNEYDTTSMECVMAVRLWCAHPDRCARSSIRAVMAVLQSNGPLPVLPAKMPVPTYAPPMASAEGQPSSSTRMSSSSLTLTSITPR from the exons atggccgtcTTTTCGTTGATCACTTGTGCTGCCGACctcgtcatcttcttctccatctGCTACATGCAGCCTCCGGCTCCTGTCGCCGCCTTGTCCTTCAACTACCCCACCTTCGCCTCCTCACACAACCAGTACATCGAAATTGAAGGCAATGCCTCTGTCAGCGTCGGGTATATCGACATCAGTGCGAACAGTGTGGGCAACAACGTCGGACGGGTGTTCCACAAATCGCCAGTGCAGCTCTgggacgccgccaccggcgaggtGGCCAGCTTCACCACGCGCTTCTCCTTCAACATCATCCCGGGAAATAGAAGCAAAAAGGGCGATGGGATGACCTTCTTCCTCACCAGCTACCCATCGAGGTTACCAGAGGGCGACGCCGGTGGCCAAAACCTCGGCCTAACGAACCAGACGGTCGGCGTCTCGACCGGCGAGAACCGGTTCGTTGCCGTCGAGTTCGACACCTTCGTCAACCCCTTCGACCCCAACGCAACCAACGACCACATCGGCATCGACGTCAACTCCGTCGTATCTGTGACGAACGAGTCCCTACCAAACTTCAGCCTCATCGGGAACATGACCGCCACCGTCGACTACAACAACAATTCGAGAATACTGTCAGTTAAGCTATGGATAAATGGCTCGACGACGCCTTACACCCTTAGCTCCATGGTTGATCTCAAGAGAGCCTTGCCGGAGAACGTCACCATCGGCTTCTCGGCATCAATTGGCTCAGCCTATGAGCAGCATCAGCTGACTTCTTGGTACTTCAAGTCGACTTCGTCGTTCGAGCAGAAGCTGGCAGCAGAAGTAgcatctccaccgccgccgtcgtcaccgtcaCCACCACCGACTTCCAGACGTGGCGGAGTTGTAGTGCGAGCCACAGTTGGCGTGGTAATGTTCGTCATACTCCTCTTCACCATGGTACAAGTCCTTGTACGACGGCGTCAgagcaagaaaagaagggaggcagAGGATGGAAGCTGGCACGgcagtgacgacgacgacgacggcgagctcatCATGGAGATCGAGATGGGGACGGGACCAAGGCGGTTCCTGTACCACGAGCTCGTCGACGCTACGAAGAGCTTTGCGCCGGAGGAGAAGCTTGGGCAAGGCGGTTTCGGTGCAGTGTATCGGGGCTACCTCAGAGAGCttggcctcgccgtcgccataaAGAGGTTTGCCAAAAATTCCTCTAAGCAAGGGAGGAAGGAGTACAAGTCAGAGATCAAGGTAATAAGCCGGCTGCGCCACCGCAATCTGGTGCAGCTCATTGGCTGGTGCCATGGCCGCACCGAGCTGCTCCTCGTCTACGAGCTATTCCCCAACCGTAGCCTCGACGTCCATCTCCACGGCAATGGCACCTTCCTCACATGGCCAATGAG GATCAATATTGTTCATGGACTCGGATCTGCACTACTCTACCTACATGAGGAGTGGGATCAATGTGTAGTGCACCGTGACATCAAGCCGAGCAACGTCATGCTAGATGAATCCTTCAACGCGAAGCTAGGCGATTTCGGCCTTGCAAGGCTTATTGACCATGCTGTTGGGATACAAACAATGACCCATCCCTCAGGGACGCCAGGCTATCTTGATCCTGAATGCGTGATCACCGGCAAAGCAAGCGCCGAGTCCGATGTTTATAGTTTTGGCATTGTTCTATTGGAAGTGGCATGCGGGAGAAGACCAATTAGCTTACAGGACACCCAAAACAATTGCCTCTTCCGACTGGTGGAATGGGTGTGGGATCTGTACGGCCAAGGAGCCGTTCTCAAGGCAGCCGACGAGCGGCTCAACAATGAATACGACACAACTAGCATGGAGTGTGTCATGGCCGTTAGACTTTGGTGTGCGCATCCAGACCGATGTGCACGTTCGTCTATCAGAGCTGTCATGGCAGTTCTCCAATCCAATGGACCACTACCTGTGTTACCAGCTAAGATGCCCGTGCCAACATATGCACCGCCGATGGCCTCAGCGGAGGGGCAGCCCTCATCATCGACACGAATGTCGTCCTCAAGTTTGACACTAACATCCATCACACCTCGCTAG